One window from the genome of Musa acuminata AAA Group cultivar baxijiao chromosome BXJ1-4, Cavendish_Baxijiao_AAA, whole genome shotgun sequence encodes:
- the LOC103974344 gene encoding cytokinin riboside 5'-monophosphate phosphoribohydrolase LOG5-like produces the protein MEQNRAGRSRFVRVCVFCGSSAGKRDCYQDAAVALGRELVARNVDLVYGGGSVGLMGLVSEAVHRGGGHVIGIIPRTLMRKEITGETIGEIRPVGSMHQRKAEMARYSDAFIALPGGYGTLEELLEVITWAQLGIHKKPVGLLNVDGYYDFLLAFIDKAVNDGFIQPLQRHLVVSASNARDLVQKLEEYVPVQDEVVARLRW, from the exons ATGGAGCAGAACAGGGCGGGGAGGTCAAGGTTTGTGAGGGTGTGCGTGTTCTGCGggagcagcgccgggaagagggaCTGCTACCAGGATGCTGCTGTGGCGCTGGGGAGGGAGCTG GTGGCCAGGAACGTTGACCTCGTGTATGGAGGTGGGAGTGTGGGTCTCATGGGATTGGTTTCTGAAGCTGTTCATCGAGGTGGAGGCCATGTCATTGG GATAATTCCGAGGACCCTGATGCGCAAAGAG ATCACTGGAGAGACGATCGGAGAAATCAGACCTGTGGGCAGCATGCACCAGCGCAAGGCCGAAATGGCTCGTTACTCCGACGCCTTCATCGCTCTCCCTG GTGGGTATGGAACACTGGAGGAGCTACTGGAGGTCATCACTTGGGCGCAACTCGGCATCCACAAAAAACCC GTGGGATTGCTCAACGTCGATGGCTACTACGACTTCCTGTTGGCCTTCATAGACAAAGCCGTGAACGACGGCTTCATCCAGCCATTACAGCGACACCTCGTCGTCTCGGCATCCAACGCCAGAGATCTCGTCCAAAAACTCGAA GAATACGTACCGGTGCAGGACGAAGTAGTCGCACGGCTTCGTTGGTAA